Proteins from a single region of Sylvia atricapilla isolate bSylAtr1 chromosome 9, bSylAtr1.pri, whole genome shotgun sequence:
- the PIGC gene encoding phosphatidylinositol N-acetylglucosaminyltransferase subunit C, with the protein MEPVPGRRWQKVLYERQPFPDNYVDQRFLEELRKNVHARQYRYQAVVFQSGAVVQQLCSVCVFVLTWWYMDAGVLSPQGLFGAALVSSLLGYVLFDAVDGGAERRASGRTRWADLKSTLVFTAFTYGFSPVLKTLTESISTDTIYAMSALMLLGHLIFFDYGANAAIVSSTLSLNMAIFASVCLASRLPRSLHAFVMVTFAMQIFALWPMLQKKLKARTPRCYVGVTVLFALAALAGLATVSSVGAVLFASLLLAISCLCPYCLIRLQLLKDNIHGPWDEAEIKEDLSRFLM; encoded by the coding sequence aTGGAGCCCGTCCCCGGGCGGCGCTGGCAGAAGGTGCTGTACGAGCGCCAGCCTTTCCCCGATAACTACGTGGACCAGCGGTTCCTGGAGGAGCTGCGAAAGAACGTGCACGCCCGGCAGTACCGATACCAGGCTGTCGTCTTCCAGTCGGGAGCGGtggtgcagcagctgtgcagcgTCTGTGTCTTCGTGCTCACCTGGTGGTACATGGACGCCGGGGTGCTGAGCCCGCAGGGGCTTTTCGGAGCGGCGCTGGTGTCCTCCCTGCTCGGCTACGTCCTGTTTGACGCCGTGGACGGCGGGGCCGAGCGCCGGGCGAGCGGGCGGACGCGCTGGGCTGACCTCAAGAGCACACTGGTGTTCACCGCCTTCACCTACGGCTTCTCGCCGGTGCTGAAGACGCTCACCGAGTCCATCAGCACGGACACCATCTATGCCATGTCGGCCCTCATGCTCCTGGGTCACCTCATCTTCTTCGACTACGGCGCCAACGCTGCCATTGTGTCCAGCACGCTGTCCCTCAACATGGCCATCTTCGCCTCCGTGTGCTTGGCCTCGCGCCTGCCTCGCTCCCTCCACGCCTTCGTCATGGTCACCTTCGCCATGCAGATCTTCGCCCTGTGGCCCATGCTGCAGAAGAAGCTGAAGGCGCGGACGCCGCGGTGCTACGTGGGGGTGACGGTGCTCTTTGCGCTGGCAGCGCTGGCGGGGCTGGCCACGGTCTCCAGCGTGGGCGCCGTGCTCTTCGCCTCTCTGCTTCTCGccatctcctgcctctgcccctaCTGCCTCATCCGCCTCCAGCTGCTCAAGGACAACATCCACGGGCCGTGGGACGAGGCTGAAATCAAGGAGGACCTCTCCAGGTTCCTCATGTAG